In Thermodesulfovibrionia bacterium, the genomic window TCAACCCTCCAGGAACAACCCCCAGCACAACCAGCGCCACCAGCAGCACCAGTAGAATGCCATGCGAGATGACGTCTCTGATGCCTGCCACTGGCAGCGGGTCGTCGTAGTCGAGCGGGGTGATCATGCGATAGACGATGCGCAGGTAGTAGAACAGGCCGATGCCGCTGCCGATGACC contains:
- a CDS encoding NADH:ubiquinone oxidoreductase subunit N; protein product: VIGSGIGLFYYLRIVYRMITPLDYDDPLPVAGIRDVISHGILLVLLVALVVLGVVPGGLMSLLESVVQSL